A stretch of DNA from Electrophorus electricus isolate fEleEle1 chromosome 18, fEleEle1.pri, whole genome shotgun sequence:
CTAGTGCAGGAGGGTCTGTGTCTCTGGGGAACATAGGTGAGAGGGACCCATCTTCCAGTCACGCGCCCGTGGAGAGTGATGAGGACAGTGATGCTGGAGAagacgatgatgacgatgatgaagaggaagactGGAACACGACTGCTCAGCAGTGTAGACGAGAAGAGCGCCCACTTAGCCTTCCGCCCAGACAGAGGTCTGGAGAGTCTCGTGTGCAGCAGCCCTCACCACACATTCCCTTACAGCTCCGGGAGCCGACTCCTCCGCCCTCCCCTCCACCCGAGCTTTCATTCCCTCTTCCGGACACGCCTAAACAGAGTCCTCCTAGTCCAGGAGAACTGTCGTCCAGACAGCGTGCATCCAGCACGTCGGGCTCTGGGAGCTCCAGTAGCCGTAGCAGCAGCCCTGAGCCAGCAAGTGCTTTCGCTGCGCGTAGACCAGGTCCACTCACTCTTCTTGCACGCAAGATGGAGTCCGAAGGAGTCTTCTCTGGGAAAGGGCAGCATATGCACGAGGAGGAAGACGACGGCGCTGGCATTACCTCCACGATTCCAAGCAGAGGCCATTCCGAGGGTGTTGTGTctgccattacacacacagctaatgcGACAGCGCTTCGGTTATATCCTGGCTCAGTGATATCCAAGCAAGGGGGTGTGGAACCCTCTTTTCCTCACAGCCAGGTTTCAGGGAGTGTTGTCAGAGATGTCCTGAGACAGGAAGGGAGTAGTCATCTTTTGCGGGAACAAAatgaagaaagggagagacagcaagaaagagaacatgaagaaagagagcaTAAACTTAAGGCTtttgacagacagagacaggaacaaGAGAAGGCTTTGGCGAGAGACGGGGAAGATCACAGACAAGCCCTGGACGTTGAGACACGGGAAAGACAAGAAGGTCttaagagggagaaagaagaacGAGAGAGAGCTTTGCAGctggaaaaagaagagaaaaggcaATCATTGGAGCGAGAGaaagttgagagagagaaagctttgGTGAGAGAAAGAACACTAGAGCAAGAGAGATTGGTACAGGAAAGAGAACAGGCCATAGAACTGGAGAGACAGGAACGAGAACAAGctttggagagggagagagttttagaacaaaaaagaatagaaaatgAGCATGCTTTggagaaggaaaaacagagagaaaaggaaagactagagagggagaaggctctagagcaggagagactggagagggagaaggctctagagcaggagagactggagagggagaaggctctagagcaggagagactggagacGGAGAAGGCtctagagcaggagagactggagaaggagaaggctctagagcaggagagactggagaaggagaaggctctagagcaggagagactggagaaggagaaggctctagagcaggagagactggagaaggagaaggccctagagcaggagagactggagaaggagaaggccctagagcaggagagactggagaaggagaaggccctagagcaggagagactggagaaggagaaggccctagagcaggagagactggagaaggagaaggccctagagcaggagagactggagaaggagaaggccctagagcaggagagactggagaaggagaaggccctagagcaggagagactggagaaggagaaggccctagagcaggagagactggagaaggagaaggccctagagcaggagagactggagaaggagaaggccctagagcaggagagactggagaaggagaaggccctagagcaggagagactggagaaggagaaggccctagagcaggagagactggagaaggagaaggccctagagcaggagagactggagaaggagaaggccctagagcaggagagactggagaaggagaaggccctagagcaggagagactggagagggagaaggccctagagcaggagagactggagagggAGAAGGCCCTAGAGCAGGAGTGGATGAAAGGAGAAGAtttgaagaaagaaagacatcAAATGCTTGAAAgagaagtaaaaataaaaggcCTAAAACAAGAGAGATCCttggaagaggagagaaagaagacagagaaagaaagagatactTTGTcacaggaaaaagagagaggaaaaactaCAGATGTGAGAGAGGACAGAATTAAGTCTATGCAGAGTGATGGGCAGATGggtaaggagagagaaagtgatggcTGCCTTCCGTCATGGAAGCATGACACTGGAAGGTTCAGTCTTGAGGCTCATTCTACTTCTCTTGCCAGTGTCTCAGTAGGAGGACTCCGGGGTGAACACCAAACTGCAGTCACCGATGTTCATTCAGTAGAGCATTGCCCATCTAATTCTCCTACTCTTAAAATGCCTTCATCAGCGCAGTCCACTTCTAAGAAGTTTCGCCTTCTCAGAGATCCGTCGAGAGATGCTTCATCACCCTCGTTGTTGTCCACAGCCTCAGTGTCAAAGAGGCCTCGTACCTTCTCTGACAGCCCAGGACCACAGCACGCTTCCTCTGTCCACTCCCCAGTCAAGCCAAAAGAGCCAGAGCAATGCGAGGGACATCTGGTTCTGGCTGGTCAGCTGTCACCACAAACAATGAGGCAAAGGGTCCTTGTCTCTGCATCTCATGTAGAGAGCAAAACATCAGAGATGGATAAACCGGTGCAGGCGAAGTCTCCATCGGAAGAGAAACCCGAAGCTGCGGTACCTGCATCAAGCGTAATCCAGCCAGTGGCAGGCTGTGGGGGGCAACGAGAAGACGGAACAATCCAGAAGGCGGAGCACGAGATGCCCAAAAAAGGTCATGATGCACCCAAGACCTCTTCACATCCTCGTTCCTCACCAGAGCAGCGTGAGAAGGAACTGATGAAGGAGAAGAGGGGAAGACGATCGTCGTCCACCACTGACTCATCTGACTCAGACTCTGGATCTTCATCACATTCCTCACGTTCGTCTTCGTCGCAAGACAGGACATGCTCCACGGTTGGTGGCCGGAGGGTGAGCAGCTTATAGGTTCTTACCTGTCAAAGACTGAATATTTACTCTCCAGTTTTTGAAACTCTAATGTTTTCCAGCCTTGCTCTATCTACTTATCTGTAGTCAGTGGTTGATTAACGTGGATAGTGATATCCATGTTAATAATGGGTGACTCATTTATAGTGGAAACC
This window harbors:
- the acin1a gene encoding apoptotic chromatin condensation inducer in the nucleus isoform X2 → MADLEDVTLDGRPLQSLRVADLKAALEERGLSKSGQKNALIKRLKGALMLENLQRTSTHHPGLQPNSQIGEEMSQNSFIKQYLAKQQELLRQRLEREAREAAETADQEDHAVTNDGTKCSAPEKDTAPLLADHNKPAASLVSEGLGLTARDGNGLTEREVSAQPSASASAGGSVSLGNIGERDPSSSHAPVESDEDSDAGEDDDDDDEEEDWNTTAQQCRREERPLSLPPRQRSGESRVQQPSPHIPLQLREPTPPPSPPPELSFPLPDTPKQSPPSPGELSSRQRASSTSGSGSSSSRSSSPEPASAFAARRPGPLTLLARKMESEGVFSGKGQHMHEEEDDGAGITSTIPSRGHSEGVVSAITHTANATALRLYPGSVISKQGGVEPSFPHSQVSGSVVRDVLRQEGSSHLLREQNEERERQQEREHEEREHKLKAFDRQRQEQEKALARDGEDHRQALDVETRERQEGLKREKEERERALQLEKEEKRQSLEREKVEREKALVRERTLEQERLVQEREQAIELERQEREQALERERVLEQKRIENEHALEKEKQREKERLEREKALEQERLEREKALEQERLEREKALEQERLETEKALEQERLEKEKALEQERLEKEKALEQERLEKEKALEQERLEKEKALEQERLEKEKALEQERLEKEKALEQERLEKEKALEQERLEKEKALEQERLEKEKALEQERLEKEKALEQERLEKEKALEQERLEKEKALEQERLEKEKALEQERLEKEKALEQERLEKEKALEQERLEKEKALEQERLEKEKALEQERLEKEKALEQERLEREKALEQERLEREKALEQEWMKGEDLKKERHQMLEREVKIKGLKQERSLEEERKKTEKERDTLSQEKERGKTTDVREDRIKSMQSDGQMGKERESDGCLPSWKHDTGRFSLEAHSTSLASVSVGGLRGEHQTAVTDVHSVEHCPSNSPTLKMPSSAQSTSKKFRLLRDPSRDASSPSLLSTASVSKRPRTFSDSPGPQHASSVHSPVKPKEPEQCEGHLVLAGQLSPQTMRQRVLVSASHVESKTSEMDKPVQAKSPSEEKPEAAVPASSVIQPVAGCGGQREDGTIQKAEHEMPKKGHDAPKTSSHPRSSPEQREKELMKEKRGRRSSSTTDSSDSDSGSSSHSSRSSSSQDRTCSTVGGRRSRDPQEDALAQEKENRGQPVSVSGTPVAPQGGRSGITEKEEQEMNSEEIIPSKKPHLKVLDEKKEPQGRKDSAEEDPRPNAESVVKEAVMAEAEFTPGSLEESTTPKAFSARRISLSSSKPPPGAGGSEGEAEAAAGPAVGAGRKRRWGASTAVTAKKPSISISTDSLKSLIPDIRPGLAQDTVLDLHPDEPQLSAEEDREERGDQDLKIRRTVTQLTAPFDQVVPSETQENGQKEPRQPGHEEREEAEAAGKTSLCSETKMETSMETELHFPKQDVDMKAATLLPPVGIAATASETLVRRSISHQKSGVSITIDDPVRTARQPSPPRGKPSNIIHICNLVRPFTLGQLKELLHRTGTMVEEGFWIDKIKSHCYVTYSNTEEAQVTRAALHGVKWPQSNPKCLSVDFCQQDELDFHRGLLVAERPLDEERGAAGGPRPAAPAPSLHPEREQWAEREREMERRERARAEREWDRDKVRDFGKPGEEGGAHRSRSRDRERRRKERGKSEPRKSDKKEKRPEEPPAKLLDDLFCKTKTAPCIYWLPLTEEQATERRAARAERMREREKRRKELQQREEEEEEKKKREEEKKREEERRERPARSSSRGGEGERERDRNRERGRDRDGDKRRDAHRRPRAGSVGGSRKSRSRSDPPPRDKRH
- the acin1a gene encoding apoptotic chromatin condensation inducer in the nucleus isoform X4; translated protein: MLENLQRTSTHHPGLQPNSQIGEEMSQNSFIKQYLAKQQELLRQRLEREAREAAETADQEDHAVTNDGTKCSAPEKDTAPLLADHNKPAASLVSEGLGLTARDGNGLTEREVSAQPSASASAGGSVSLGNIGERDPSSSHAPVESDEDSDAGEDDDDDDEEEDWNTTAQQCRREERPLSLPPRQRSGESRVQQPSPHIPLQLREPTPPPSPPPELSFPLPDTPKQSPPSPGELSSRQRASSTSGSGSSSSRSSSPEPASAFAARRPGPLTLLARKMESEGVFSGKGQHMHEEEDDGAGITSTIPSRGHSEGVVSAITHTANATALRLYPGSVISKQGGVEPSFPHSQVSGSVVRDVLRQEGSSHLLREQNEERERQQEREHEEREHKLKAFDRQRQEQEKALARDGEDHRQALDVETRERQEGLKREKEERERALQLEKEEKRQSLEREKVEREKALVRERTLEQERLVQEREQAIELERQEREQALERERVLEQKRIENEHALEKEKQREKERLEREKALEQERLEREKALEQERLEREKALEQERLETEKALEQERLEKEKALEQERLEKEKALEQERLEKEKALEQERLEKEKALEQERLEKEKALEQERLEKEKALEQERLEKEKALEQERLEKEKALEQERLEKEKALEQERLEKEKALEQERLEKEKALEQERLEKEKALEQERLEKEKALEQERLEKEKALEQERLEKEKALEQERLEKEKALEQERLEKEKALEQERLEKEKALEQERLEREKALEQERLEREKALEQEWMKGEDLKKERHQMLEREVKIKGLKQERSLEEERKKTEKERDTLSQEKERGKTTDVREDRIKSMQSDGQMGKERESDGCLPSWKHDTGRFSLEAHSTSLASVSVGGLRGEHQTAVTDVHSVEHCPSNSPTLKMPSSAQSTSKKFRLLRDPSRDASSPSLLSTASVSKRPRTFSDSPGPQHASSVHSPVKPKEPEQCEGHLVLAGQLSPQTMRQRVLVSASHVESKTSEMDKPVQAKSPSEEKPEAAVPASSVIQPVAGCGGQREDGTIQKAEHEMPKKGHDAPKTSSHPRSSPEQREKELMKEKRGRRSSSTTDSSDSDSGSSSHSSRSSSSQDRTCSTVGGRRSRDPQEDALAQEKENRGQPVSVSGTPVAPQGGRSGITEKEEQEMNSEEIIPSKKPHLKVLDEKKEPQGRKDSAEEDPRPNAESSVVKEAVMAEAEFTPGSLEESTTPKAFSARRISLSSSKPPPGAGGSEGEAEAAAGPAVGAGRKRRWGASTAVTAKKPSISISTDSLKSLIPDIRPGLAQDTVLDLHPDEPQLSAEEDREERGDQDLKIRRTVTQLTAPFDQVVPSETQENGQKEPRQPGHEEREEAEAAGKTSLCSETKMETSMETELHFPKQDVDMKAATLLPPVGIAATASETLVRRSISHQKSGVSITIDDPVRTARQPSPPRGKPSNIIHICNLVRPFTLGQLKELLHRTGTMVEEGFWIDKIKSHCYVTYSNTEEAQVTRAALHGVKWPQSNPKCLSVDFCQQDELDFHRGLLVAERPLDEERGAAGGPRPAAPAPSLHPEREQWAEREREMERRERARAEREWDRDKVRDFGKPGEEGGAHRSRSRDRERRRKERGKSEPRKSDKKEKRPEEPPAKLLDDLFCKTKTAPCIYWLPLTEEQATERRAARAERMREREKRRKELQQREEEEEEKKKREEEKKREEERRERPARSSSRGGEGERERDRNRERGRDRDGDKRRDAHRRPRAGSVGGSRKSRSRSDPPPRDKRH
- the acin1a gene encoding apoptotic chromatin condensation inducer in the nucleus isoform X1, which gives rise to MADLEDVTLDGRPLQSLRVADLKAALEERGLSKSGQKNALIKRLKGALMLENLQRTSTHHPGLQPNSQIGEEMSQNSFIKQYLAKQQELLRQRLEREAREAAETADQEDHAVTNDGTKCSAPEKDTAPLLADHNKPAASLVSEGLGLTARDGNGLTEREVSAQPSASASAGGSVSLGNIGERDPSSSHAPVESDEDSDAGEDDDDDDEEEDWNTTAQQCRREERPLSLPPRQRSGESRVQQPSPHIPLQLREPTPPPSPPPELSFPLPDTPKQSPPSPGELSSRQRASSTSGSGSSSSRSSSPEPASAFAARRPGPLTLLARKMESEGVFSGKGQHMHEEEDDGAGITSTIPSRGHSEGVVSAITHTANATALRLYPGSVISKQGGVEPSFPHSQVSGSVVRDVLRQEGSSHLLREQNEERERQQEREHEEREHKLKAFDRQRQEQEKALARDGEDHRQALDVETRERQEGLKREKEERERALQLEKEEKRQSLEREKVEREKALVRERTLEQERLVQEREQAIELERQEREQALERERVLEQKRIENEHALEKEKQREKERLEREKALEQERLEREKALEQERLEREKALEQERLETEKALEQERLEKEKALEQERLEKEKALEQERLEKEKALEQERLEKEKALEQERLEKEKALEQERLEKEKALEQERLEKEKALEQERLEKEKALEQERLEKEKALEQERLEKEKALEQERLEKEKALEQERLEKEKALEQERLEKEKALEQERLEKEKALEQERLEKEKALEQERLEKEKALEQERLEKEKALEQERLEKEKALEQERLEREKALEQERLEREKALEQEWMKGEDLKKERHQMLEREVKIKGLKQERSLEEERKKTEKERDTLSQEKERGKTTDVREDRIKSMQSDGQMGKERESDGCLPSWKHDTGRFSLEAHSTSLASVSVGGLRGEHQTAVTDVHSVEHCPSNSPTLKMPSSAQSTSKKFRLLRDPSRDASSPSLLSTASVSKRPRTFSDSPGPQHASSVHSPVKPKEPEQCEGHLVLAGQLSPQTMRQRVLVSASHVESKTSEMDKPVQAKSPSEEKPEAAVPASSVIQPVAGCGGQREDGTIQKAEHEMPKKGHDAPKTSSHPRSSPEQREKELMKEKRGRRSSSTTDSSDSDSGSSSHSSRSSSSQDRTCSTVGGRRSRDPQEDALAQEKENRGQPVSVSGTPVAPQGGRSGITEKEEQEMNSEEIIPSKKPHLKVLDEKKEPQGRKDSAEEDPRPNAESSVVKEAVMAEAEFTPGSLEESTTPKAFSARRISLSSSKPPPGAGGSEGEAEAAAGPAVGAGRKRRWGASTAVTAKKPSISISTDSLKSLIPDIRPGLAQDTVLDLHPDEPQLSAEEDREERGDQDLKIRRTVTQLTAPFDQVVPSETQENGQKEPRQPGHEEREEAEAAGKTSLCSETKMETSMETELHFPKQDVDMKAATLLPPVGIAATASETLVRRSISHQKSGVSITIDDPVRTARQPSPPRGKPSNIIHICNLVRPFTLGQLKELLHRTGTMVEEGFWIDKIKSHCYVTYSNTEEAQVTRAALHGVKWPQSNPKCLSVDFCQQDELDFHRGLLVAERPLDEERGAAGGPRPAAPAPSLHPEREQWAEREREMERRERARAEREWDRDKVRDFGKPGEEGGAHRSRSRDRERRRKERGKSEPRKSDKKEKRPEEPPAKLLDDLFCKTKTAPCIYWLPLTEEQATERRAARAERMREREKRRKELQQREEEEEEKKKREEEKKREEERRERPARSSSRGGEGERERDRNRERGRDRDGDKRRDAHRRPRAGSVGGSRKSRSRSDPPPRDKRH
- the acin1a gene encoding apoptotic chromatin condensation inducer in the nucleus isoform X3 — translated: MADLEDVTLDGRPLQSLRVADLKAALEERGLSKSGQKNALIKRLKGALMLENLQRTSTHHPGLQPNSQIGEEMSQNSFIKQYLAKQQELLRQRLEREAREAAETADQEDHAVTNDGTKCSAPEKDTAPLLADHNKPAASLVSEGLGLTARDGNGLTEREVSAQPSASASAGGSVSLGNIGERDPSSSHAPVESDEDSDAGEDDDDDDEEEDWNTTAQQCRREERPLSLPPRQRSGESRVQQPSPHIPLQLREPTPPPSPPPELSFPLPDTPKQSPPSPGELSSRQRASSTSGSGSSSSRSSSPEPASAFAARRPGPLTLLARKMESEGVFSGKGQHMHEEEDDGAGITSTIPSRGHSEGVVSAITHTANATALRLYPGSVISKQGGVEPSFPHSQVSGSVVRDVLRQEGSSHLLREQNEERERQQEREHEEREHKLKAFDRQRQEQEKALARDGEDHRQALDVETRERQEGLKREKEERERALQLEKEEKRQSLEREKVEREKALVRERTLEQERLVQEREQAIELERQEREQALERERVLEQKRIENEHALEKEKQREKERLEREKALEQERLEREKALEQERLEREKALEQERLETEKALEQERLEKEKALEQERLEKEKALEQERLEKEKALEQERLEKEKALEQERLEKEKALEQERLEKEKALEQERLEKEKALEQERLEKEKALEQERLEKEKALEQERLEKEKALEQERLEKEKALEQERLEKEKALEQERLEKEKALEQERLEKEKALEQERLEKEKALEQERLEKEKALEQERLEKEKALEQERLEKEKALEQERLEREKALEQERLEREKALEQEWMKGEDLKKERHQMLEREVKIKGLKQERSLEEERKKTEKERDTLSQEKERGKTTDVREDRIKSMQSDGQMGKERESDGCLPSWKHDTGRFSLEAHSTSLASVSVGGLRGEHQTAVTDVHSVEHCPSNSPTLKMPSSAQSTSKKFRLLRDPSRDASSPSLLSTASVSKRPRTFSDSPGPQHASSVHSPVKPKEPEQCEGHLVLAGQLSPQTMRQRVLVSASHVESKTSEMDKPVQAKSPSEEKPEAAVPASSVIQPVAGCGGQREDGTIQKAEHEMPKKGHDAPKTSSHPRSSPEQREKELMKEKRGRRSSSTTDSSDSDSGSSSHSSRSSSSQDRTCSTVGGRRSRDPQEDALAQEKENRGQPVSVSGTPVAPQGGRSGITEKEEQEMNSEEIIPSKKPHLKVLDEKKEPQGRKDSAEEDPRPNAESSVVKEAVMAEAEFTPGSLEESTTPKAFSARRISLSSSKPPPGAGGSEGEAEAAAGPAVGAGRKRRWGASTAVTAKKPSISISTDSLKSLIPDIRPGLAQDTVLDLHPDEPQLSAEEDREERGDQDLKIRRTVTQVVPSETQENGQKEPRQPGHEEREEAEAAGKTSLCSETKMETSMETELHFPKQDVDMKAATLLPPVGIAATASETLVRRSISHQKSGVSITIDDPVRTARQPSPPRGKPSNIIHICNLVRPFTLGQLKELLHRTGTMVEEGFWIDKIKSHCYVTYSNTEEAQVTRAALHGVKWPQSNPKCLSVDFCQQDELDFHRGLLVAERPLDEERGAAGGPRPAAPAPSLHPEREQWAEREREMERRERARAEREWDRDKVRDFGKPGEEGGAHRSRSRDRERRRKERGKSEPRKSDKKEKRPEEPPAKLLDDLFCKTKTAPCIYWLPLTEEQATERRAARAERMREREKRRKELQQREEEEEEKKKREEEKKREEERRERPARSSSRGGEGERERDRNRERGRDRDGDKRRDAHRRPRAGSVGGSRKSRSRSDPPPRDKRH